In the Streptomyces sp. BHT-5-2 genome, one interval contains:
- a CDS encoding transglycosylase domain-containing protein yields MGRANARRARQGGARRSGKNEKKSGIRRFFTWKKILGAVLGVCLLGILGFIGLYLYVGVPEGNQQAKLQSNVFKYADGSVMARTGQVNRETVPLSRIPKDVQHTFVAAENKTFYNDSGVDLKGTLRGVINTLSGKGKQGGSTITQQYVKNYYLSQEQTVSRKLQEIVISLKVDQKFSKDDILAGYINTSFYGRGAYGIQAAAQAYYGVDSDKLTVAQGAYLASLLQAPNQYDWAIASDAGKKLVQQRWAYTLDNMVEMKWLTPQQRAQQKFPVPKPPKPLPGLTGQASYIVEAAKKELFAQGVDENEFEAGGWTVTLGIEKNRQKELEASVKRKLTDDLKADRPVDQDVQLGATSVDPSNGHVVALYGGAGYPKHYTNNATRSDYQPASTFKPIILASAMENHAETRGGTPITPNAIYDGRNRRPVIGGTKPFAPPNEDEHTYGRITVQTATNNSVNAVFAQMGADVGLDQVKKTAVDLGMDGSKMDVQPAMTLGTMGASPLQMAGAYATFDNHGIKVTPTLVVKAVHAKDGSDKEVPLKNPIGDRVLSRTTADTITSVLTGVVNDGTASDAVKNTAYQAAGKTGTSDDNKSAWFVGYTPKLVTAVGMFGESPTGGKQVTLKGAGGGGRVNGGGYPAKVWADYTQAALGDNAGAEFDLETDMGAAVPPPPTSTPSRTPSSTPSTTPTPTHTPSGPPTPTGTPTDSGTGRPTGRPTPPTGGTAGGPPNGGTTGNGGTTGNGGTTGNGGTTGNGGTTGNPGGSDSTGGTLPNNFGG; encoded by the coding sequence ATGGGCCGAGCGAACGCGAGGCGGGCGCGGCAGGGCGGCGCCCGCCGGAGCGGAAAGAACGAGAAGAAGTCCGGCATACGCCGCTTCTTCACCTGGAAGAAGATCCTCGGGGCCGTCCTCGGTGTCTGCCTGCTGGGGATCCTCGGCTTCATCGGCCTCTACCTGTACGTCGGGGTGCCCGAGGGCAACCAGCAGGCCAAGCTCCAGAGCAACGTCTTCAAGTACGCGGACGGCTCGGTCATGGCGCGCACCGGCCAGGTCAACCGCGAGACCGTCCCGCTGAGCCGGATACCCAAGGACGTCCAGCACACCTTCGTCGCCGCCGAGAACAAGACGTTCTACAACGACTCCGGCGTGGACCTGAAGGGCACCCTCCGCGGTGTCATCAACACGCTGAGCGGCAAGGGCAAGCAGGGTGGCTCGACGATCACCCAGCAGTACGTCAAGAACTACTACCTGAGCCAGGAGCAGACGGTCTCCCGCAAGCTCCAGGAGATCGTCATCTCCCTCAAGGTGGACCAGAAGTTCTCCAAGGACGACATCCTCGCCGGCTACATCAACACCAGCTTCTACGGCCGCGGCGCCTACGGCATCCAGGCCGCCGCGCAGGCGTACTACGGCGTGGACTCCGACAAGCTCACCGTCGCCCAGGGCGCCTACCTCGCCTCGCTGCTCCAGGCGCCCAACCAGTACGACTGGGCCATCGCCTCCGACGCCGGCAAGAAGCTCGTCCAGCAGCGCTGGGCCTACACCCTCGACAACATGGTCGAGATGAAGTGGCTGACGCCGCAGCAGCGGGCCCAGCAGAAGTTCCCGGTGCCCAAGCCGCCCAAGCCGCTGCCCGGCCTGACCGGCCAGGCCAGCTACATCGTCGAGGCGGCCAAGAAGGAGCTGTTCGCCCAGGGCGTCGACGAGAACGAGTTCGAGGCCGGCGGGTGGACGGTCACCCTCGGCATCGAGAAGAACCGCCAGAAGGAGCTGGAGGCATCGGTCAAGCGGAAGCTCACCGACGACCTCAAGGCCGACCGCCCGGTCGACCAGGACGTCCAGCTCGGCGCCACCTCGGTGGACCCGTCGAACGGGCACGTCGTGGCGCTCTACGGCGGCGCGGGCTACCCCAAGCACTACACCAACAACGCCACCCGCTCCGACTACCAGCCGGCCTCCACCTTCAAGCCGATCATCCTGGCGTCGGCCATGGAGAACCACGCGGAGACCCGGGGCGGCACACCGATCACCCCCAACGCGATCTACGACGGCCGCAACCGGCGCCCCGTGATCGGCGGCACCAAGCCCTTCGCGCCGCCGAACGAGGACGAGCACACCTACGGCCGGATCACCGTCCAGACGGCGACCAACAACTCCGTCAACGCGGTCTTCGCGCAGATGGGCGCCGACGTCGGCCTGGACCAGGTCAAGAAGACCGCGGTCGACCTGGGCATGGACGGCTCCAAGATGGACGTCCAGCCGGCCATGACGCTGGGCACCATGGGCGCCAGCCCGCTCCAGATGGCCGGCGCCTACGCGACCTTCGACAACCACGGCATCAAGGTCACCCCGACCCTCGTCGTCAAGGCCGTCCATGCCAAGGACGGCAGTGACAAGGAGGTCCCGCTCAAGAACCCGATCGGCGACCGGGTGCTCTCCCGCACCACCGCCGACACCATCACCTCCGTCCTGACCGGCGTGGTCAACGACGGCACCGCCTCGGACGCCGTGAAGAACACCGCCTACCAGGCGGCGGGCAAGACCGGCACCTCCGACGACAACAAGTCGGCCTGGTTCGTGGGCTACACGCCCAAGCTGGTCACCGCCGTCGGCATGTTCGGCGAGTCGCCCACCGGCGGCAAGCAGGTCACCCTCAAGGGCGCCGGAGGCGGCGGCCGGGTCAACGGCGGCGGCTACCCGGCGAAGGTCTGGGCCGACTACACCCAGGCCGCGCTCGGCGACAACGCCGGCGCCGAGTTCGACCTGGAGACCGACATGGGCGCCGCGGTACCGCCGCCGCCCACCTCGACGCCGAGCCGCACCCCGAGCTCCACCCCGTCGACGACCCCGACGCCGACCCACACGCCGTCGGGCCCCCCGACGCCCACCGGCACCCCGACGGACAGCGGCACCGGCCGTCCGACCGGCCGGCCCACGCCGCCGACCGGCGGCACCGCCGGCGGCCCGCCCAACGGTGGGACCACCGGAAACGGGGGCACCACCGGCAACGGTGGGACCACCGGCAACGGCGGCACCACCGGCAACGGCGGGACCACCGGCAACCCCGGTGGGAGCGACAGCACCGGCGGCACCCTGCCGAACAACTTCGGCGGCTGA
- a CDS encoding fumarate hydratase, with product MPEFAYTDLLPTGEDNTPYRLVTSEGVSTFEADGRTFLKVEPEALRKLAAEAMHDIAHYLRPTHLAQLRKILDDPEASANDRFVALDLLKNANIAAAGVLPMCQDTGTAIVMGKRGQNVLTGGSDEEALSRGIYDAYTQLNLRYSQMAPLTMWDEKNTGSNLPAQIELYATDGGAYKFLFMAKGGGSANKSFLFQETKAVLNEASMMKFLEQKIRSLGTAACPPYHLAIVVGGTSAEYALKTAKYASAHYLDELPAEGSPTGHGFRDKELEEKVFELTQKIGIGAQFGGKYFCHDVRVVRLPRHGASCPVAIAVSCSADRQAVAKITAEGVFLEQLETDPARFLPDTTDEELTKGAGPDLDAVRIDLDQPMADILAELTKHPVKTRLSLTGTLVVARDIAHAKIKERLDAGEGMPQYLKDHPVYYAGPAKTPEGYASGSFGPTTAGRMDAYVEQFQAAGGSKIMLAKGNRSQQVTDACGTHGGFYLGSIGGPAARLAQDCIKKVEVLEYEELGMEAVWKIEVEDFPAFIVVDDKGNDFFQDPAPTTPTFTSIPVRSS from the coding sequence ATGCCGGAATTCGCCTATACCGACCTGCTCCCCACCGGCGAGGACAACACCCCCTACCGCCTGGTGACTTCGGAGGGCGTCAGCACCTTCGAGGCGGACGGCCGGACGTTCCTCAAGGTCGAGCCGGAGGCGCTGCGCAAGCTCGCCGCCGAGGCGATGCACGACATTGCGCACTACCTGCGCCCGACCCACCTCGCCCAGCTGCGCAAGATCCTGGACGACCCGGAGGCCAGCGCCAACGACCGCTTCGTCGCCCTGGACCTGCTCAAGAACGCCAACATCGCCGCCGCCGGCGTGCTCCCGATGTGCCAGGACACCGGCACCGCGATCGTCATGGGCAAGCGCGGCCAGAACGTACTGACCGGGGGCAGCGACGAGGAGGCCCTCTCCCGCGGCATCTACGACGCCTACACCCAGCTCAACCTGCGCTACTCGCAGATGGCGCCGCTGACGATGTGGGACGAGAAGAACACCGGCTCCAACCTCCCGGCCCAGATCGAGCTGTACGCGACCGACGGCGGCGCCTACAAGTTCCTCTTCATGGCCAAGGGCGGCGGCTCGGCCAACAAGTCCTTCCTCTTCCAGGAGACCAAGGCCGTCCTCAACGAGGCGTCCATGATGAAGTTCCTGGAGCAGAAGATCCGTTCGCTGGGCACGGCCGCCTGCCCGCCGTACCACCTGGCGATCGTCGTCGGCGGCACCTCGGCCGAGTACGCGCTGAAGACCGCCAAGTACGCCTCCGCGCACTACCTCGACGAGCTGCCGGCCGAGGGCTCGCCGACCGGCCACGGCTTCCGGGACAAGGAGCTGGAGGAGAAGGTCTTCGAGCTGACCCAGAAGATCGGCATCGGCGCCCAGTTCGGCGGCAAGTACTTCTGCCACGACGTCCGCGTCGTCCGCCTCCCCCGGCACGGCGCCTCCTGCCCCGTCGCCATCGCCGTCTCCTGCTCGGCGGACCGCCAGGCCGTCGCCAAGATCACCGCCGAGGGCGTCTTCCTGGAGCAGCTGGAGACCGACCCGGCCCGCTTCCTGCCGGACACCACCGACGAGGAGCTGACCAAGGGCGCCGGCCCCGACCTCGACGCGGTCCGGATCGACCTCGACCAGCCGATGGCGGACATCCTCGCCGAGCTGACCAAGCACCCGGTCAAGACCCGGCTCTCGCTCACCGGCACGCTGGTCGTCGCCCGCGACATCGCGCACGCCAAGATCAAGGAGCGGTTGGACGCGGGCGAGGGGATGCCGCAGTACCTCAAGGACCACCCGGTCTACTACGCCGGCCCGGCCAAGACCCCCGAGGGCTACGCCTCCGGCTCCTTCGGCCCCACCACCGCGGGCCGGATGGACGCCTACGTCGAGCAGTTCCAGGCCGCCGGCGGCTCCAAGATCATGCTCGCCAAGGGCAACCGCTCCCAGCAGGTCACCGACGCCTGTGGCACGCACGGCGGCTTCTACCTGGGCTCCATCGGCGGCCCGGCCGCCCGCCTGGCGCAGGACTGCATCAAGAAGGTCGAGGTCCTCGAATACGAGGAGCTGGGCATGGAGGCCGTCTGGAAGATCGAGGTCGAGGACTTCCCGGCCTTCATCGTCGTCGACGACAAGGGCAACGACTTCTTCCAGGACCCGGCGCCGACCACGCCGACGTTCACGTCGATCCCGGTGCGCTCTTCCTGA
- a CDS encoding DUF402 domain-containing protein, with protein sequence MTADMVETTEGGTAGVPAPVAGAGRAAESGRWAPGDHVLWRYRDNTDPRRFHICRPVTVVQDTEELLAVWMAPGTPCVKPVLADGTPVHREPLATRYTKPRRTMRDQWFGNGVLKLARPGDPWSVWLFWESGWHFKNWYVNLEEPRRRWSGGIDSLDHFLDICVYPDRHWEWRDEDEFAQARRDGLMTDAQATDVKAAGRAAVAQISAWHGPFSDGWEDWRPDPAWDVPSLPEDWERLPDRLLP encoded by the coding sequence ATGACAGCGGACATGGTGGAGACGACGGAAGGCGGGACGGCCGGTGTGCCCGCGCCGGTGGCCGGGGCGGGACGGGCGGCGGAGTCGGGGCGTTGGGCGCCCGGGGACCACGTCCTGTGGCGCTATCGCGACAACACCGACCCCCGCCGGTTCCACATCTGTCGCCCGGTGACCGTCGTCCAGGACACCGAGGAACTGCTCGCGGTGTGGATGGCGCCGGGGACGCCGTGCGTCAAGCCGGTGCTCGCCGACGGCACTCCGGTGCACCGTGAGCCGCTGGCCACCCGCTACACCAAGCCGCGGCGGACGATGCGCGACCAGTGGTTCGGCAACGGTGTGCTGAAGCTGGCCCGGCCGGGAGATCCCTGGTCGGTCTGGCTGTTCTGGGAGAGCGGCTGGCACTTCAAGAATTGGTACGTCAATCTGGAGGAGCCGCGCCGTCGTTGGTCGGGTGGAATCGACTCGCTCGACCATTTCCTCGACATCTGCGTCTATCCGGACCGGCACTGGGAGTGGCGGGACGAGGACGAGTTCGCACAGGCACGGCGGGACGGGCTGATGACGGACGCGCAGGCAACCGATGTCAAGGCCGCCGGACGCGCCGCGGTCGCACAGATCTCGGCGTGGCACGGGCCGTTCTCCGACGGCTGGGAGGACTGGCGGCCCGACCCGGCCTGGGACGTTCCGTCGCTTCCGGAGGATTGGGAGCGCCTGCCGGACCGTTTGCTGCCGTGA
- a CDS encoding catalase: MSSTARNVPHTTTNTGIPVESDEHSLTVSPDGPILLQDHYLIEKMAQFNRERVPERVVHAKGSGAYGSFRVTNDVSQFTKADLFQPGKETEMLARFSTVAGEQGSPDTWRDPRGFALKFYTEQGNYDLVGNNTPVFFVRDTIKFQDFIRSQKRRPDNGLRDNDMQWDFWTLSPESAHQVTWLMGDRGIPKTYRHMNGYGSHTYMWVNGGGEKFWIKYHFKTDQGIDFLTQADADRLAGEDADCHRRDLHDAIESGNAPSWTLYVQVMPFDDAADYRFNPFDLTKVWPHGDYPLIEVGRMTLNRNPEDYFIHIEQAAFEPSNMVPGIGPSPDKMLLGRLFSYPDTHRYRIGPNYAQLPPNRPHVPARSYAKDGPMRFDPARTARPYAPNSYGGPAADTARYGEPAGWESSGAMVREAYTLRRDDDDFGQPGTMVREVLDDAARERLVGNVAGHLLNGVSRPVLDRALQYWRNIDKNLGDRIAKKVNGG; this comes from the coding sequence ATGTCCAGCACCGCCCGGAACGTCCCGCACACGACGACCAACACCGGCATCCCGGTGGAGAGCGACGAGCACTCGCTGACCGTGAGCCCGGACGGCCCGATCCTCCTCCAGGACCACTATCTGATCGAGAAGATGGCCCAGTTCAACCGCGAACGGGTCCCCGAGCGGGTGGTGCACGCCAAGGGCAGCGGCGCGTACGGCTCCTTCAGGGTCACCAACGACGTCAGCCAGTTCACCAAGGCGGACCTCTTCCAGCCCGGCAAGGAGACCGAGATGCTGGCCCGCTTCTCGACGGTCGCCGGCGAGCAGGGCTCCCCCGACACCTGGCGCGACCCGCGGGGCTTCGCCCTCAAGTTCTATACGGAGCAGGGCAATTACGACCTGGTGGGCAACAACACGCCGGTCTTCTTCGTCCGGGACACGATCAAGTTCCAGGACTTCATCCGCTCCCAGAAGCGCCGCCCCGACAACGGGCTGCGCGACAACGACATGCAGTGGGACTTCTGGACGCTCTCGCCGGAGTCGGCCCACCAGGTCACCTGGCTGATGGGCGACCGCGGCATCCCCAAGACGTACCGGCACATGAACGGGTACGGCTCGCACACCTACATGTGGGTCAACGGGGGCGGCGAGAAGTTCTGGATCAAGTACCACTTCAAGACCGACCAGGGCATCGACTTCCTCACCCAGGCCGACGCCGACCGGCTGGCCGGCGAGGACGCCGACTGCCACCGCCGGGACCTGCACGACGCCATCGAGAGCGGCAACGCCCCGTCCTGGACGCTGTACGTGCAGGTCATGCCGTTCGACGACGCCGCGGACTACCGCTTCAACCCGTTCGACCTGACCAAGGTGTGGCCGCACGGCGACTACCCGCTGATCGAGGTCGGCCGGATGACGCTGAACCGGAACCCGGAGGACTACTTCATCCACATCGAGCAGGCCGCGTTCGAGCCGTCCAACATGGTGCCGGGCATCGGCCCGTCCCCGGACAAGATGCTGCTCGGCCGGCTGTTCTCGTACCCGGACACCCACCGGTACCGGATCGGCCCGAACTACGCGCAGCTGCCGCCCAACCGGCCGCACGTGCCGGCCCGTTCGTACGCCAAGGACGGCCCGATGCGGTTCGACCCGGCGCGTACCGCCCGGCCGTACGCGCCGAACTCCTACGGCGGCCCGGCGGCGGACACCGCGCGGTACGGGGAGCCTGCGGGCTGGGAGTCCAGCGGCGCGATGGTGCGCGAGGCGTACACGCTGCGCCGGGACGACGACGACTTCGGTCAGCCGGGCACGATGGTCCGCGAGGTGCTGGACGACGCGGCCCGCGAACGACTGGTCGGCAACGTCGCCGGGCACCTTCTGAACGGGGTGAGCCGGCCGGTGCTGGACCGGGCGCTCCAGTACTGGCGGAACATCGACAAGAACCTCGGCGACCGGATCGCCAAGAAGGTCAACGGCGGCTGA
- a CDS encoding aspartate ammonia-lyase, translating to MSENSAFRIEHDSMGEVRVPAHAKWRAQTQRAVENFPISGQRLERAHIEALARIKGAAATVNAELGVLGKDVAEAIAEAAAEVAEGRWDEDFPVDVFQTGSGTSSNMNANEVIATLASERLGRDVHPNDHVNASQSSNDVFPSSIHIAATSAVLGDLIPALEHLAAALERKAAEFAEVVKSGRTHLMDATPVTLGQEFGGYAAQVRYGVERLRASLPRLAELPLGGTAVGTGINTPPGFSAAVIAEVARTTGLPLTEARDHFEAQGARDGIVETSGQLRTIAVGLTKIANDLRWMASGPRTGLSEINLPDLQPGSSIMPGKVNPVIPEAVLMVAAQVTGNDVTVATAGAAGNFELNVMLPVIARNVLESVRLLANVSRLLADRTVDGITANVGRAREYAESSPSVVTPLNKYLGYEEAAKVAKRSLAERKTIREVVVEGGYVERGLLTVAQLDEALDVLRMTRP from the coding sequence ATGAGCGAAAACAGCGCATTCAGGATCGAGCACGACTCGATGGGTGAGGTGCGGGTGCCCGCGCATGCCAAGTGGCGGGCCCAGACCCAGCGGGCCGTGGAGAACTTCCCGATCTCCGGGCAGCGGCTGGAGCGGGCGCACATCGAGGCGCTGGCCCGGATCAAGGGGGCGGCCGCCACGGTCAACGCCGAGCTGGGCGTGCTGGGCAAGGACGTCGCGGAGGCCATCGCGGAGGCGGCGGCCGAGGTGGCCGAGGGGCGGTGGGACGAGGACTTCCCGGTCGACGTGTTCCAGACCGGGTCGGGGACGTCGTCGAACATGAACGCCAACGAGGTGATCGCGACCCTGGCCAGTGAGCGGCTGGGGCGGGATGTGCACCCCAATGATCACGTCAATGCGAGTCAGTCGTCGAACGACGTGTTCCCGTCGTCGATTCATATCGCGGCGACGTCGGCCGTGCTGGGCGATCTGATCCCGGCGCTGGAGCATCTGGCGGCGGCGCTGGAGCGGAAGGCGGCGGAGTTCGCCGAGGTGGTGAAGTCGGGGCGGACGCATCTGATGGATGCCACGCCGGTGACGCTGGGGCAGGAGTTCGGGGGGTACGCGGCGCAGGTGCGGTACGGCGTCGAGCGGTTGCGGGCCTCGTTGCCGCGCCTGGCCGAACTGCCGCTGGGCGGCACGGCGGTGGGCACGGGGATCAACACCCCGCCCGGCTTCTCGGCCGCGGTGATCGCCGAGGTCGCGCGGACGACGGGGCTGCCGCTGACGGAGGCGCGCGACCACTTCGAGGCACAGGGCGCGCGGGACGGGATCGTCGAGACCAGCGGTCAGTTGCGGACCATCGCCGTGGGGCTGACGAAGATCGCCAATGATCTGCGGTGGATGGCGTCGGGGCCGCGTACGGGGCTTTCCGAGATCAACCTGCCGGATCTGCAACCGGGGTCGTCGATCATGCCGGGGAAGGTCAATCCGGTGATTCCGGAGGCGGTGCTGATGGTCGCGGCGCAGGTCACCGGAAATGACGTGACGGTGGCGACGGCCGGGGCGGCCGGCAATTTCGAGCTGAATGTGATGCTGCCGGTCATCGCGCGGAATGTACTGGAATCGGTGCGACTGCTCGCCAATGTGTCGCGGCTGCTGGCCGATCGGACGGTGGACGGGATCACCGCGAATGTGGGGCGGGCCCGGGAGTACGCCGAATCGTCGCCTTCGGTGGTGACTCCGCTGAACAAGTACCTCGGTTACGAGGAGGCCGCGAAGGTCGCCAAGCGCTCGCTGGCGGAACGGAAGACGATCCGCGAGGTGGTCGTCGAGGGCGGTTATGTCGAGCGCGGTCTGCTGACGGTGGCACAGCTCGACGAGGCGTTGGACGTGTTGCGGATGACCCGTCCGTAA
- a CDS encoding class I SAM-dependent methyltransferase: MSATSYDAYEGLNRLALDRAGQADAFDAIGDQYETAFPHKEGQIASGVWLSEELPAGSRILDAGSGTGLPTARQLCDAGHRVVGIDLSPGMVALARENVPGAEFHRLDIADLRAGRLGGRGSFDGIAAYFSLLMMPRAEIPCALGMLHDLLRPGGLMALAMVEADIDDYPIPFLGSTIRVSGYLRDDLRRVVRDVGFDVVGEDSYAYAPASTDVPPEIQLFLHLRRA; encoded by the coding sequence GTGAGCGCGACAAGCTACGACGCGTACGAGGGCCTGAACCGGTTAGCACTCGACCGGGCCGGACAGGCCGATGCCTTCGACGCGATCGGTGACCAGTACGAGACGGCCTTTCCGCACAAAGAAGGCCAGATCGCCTCGGGTGTGTGGCTGAGCGAGGAACTGCCGGCCGGATCCCGGATCCTCGACGCCGGTTCCGGCACCGGCCTGCCGACCGCCCGTCAACTCTGCGACGCGGGCCACCGGGTCGTGGGAATCGACCTCTCCCCCGGGATGGTCGCACTCGCCCGGGAGAACGTCCCGGGCGCCGAATTCCACCGGCTGGACATCGCCGATCTGCGCGCCGGCCGGCTGGGCGGGCGGGGTTCCTTCGACGGAATCGCCGCCTATTTCTCCCTGTTGATGATGCCCCGCGCGGAAATCCCCTGTGCCCTGGGCATGCTGCACGACCTCCTGCGACCGGGCGGGCTGATGGCCCTGGCAATGGTCGAGGCCGATATCGACGACTACCCCATTCCGTTCCTCGGCAGCACGATCCGGGTATCCGGATATCTGCGGGACGACCTGCGCCGGGTCGTGCGCGACGTGGGTTTCGACGTCGTCGGGGAGGACTCGTATGCGTATGCCCCGGCGAGTACGGACGTACCACCCGAAATCCAGCTCTTCCTGCACCTGCGACGCGCTTGA
- a CDS encoding SpoIIE family protein phosphatase, giving the protein MTEHSSSHETRQSAPTAASSASPAAGTAGTAPPGGVPDPRSALQQPAGTGHDPAPGTGFAVRGGDGAGLGDATGERAAAASAGPPAGQGDAEPAADHGPAGDGARAYGAARTSDSSYGGYAGSYGGSYDPYGEVAMPAEGGPDGEPGAERAAVRARRPVAQGALDRTGAPEPDEEPGHAQPRPGGEGVGRPREGDPATWAHGGEPGAGGRPPGPPPGVRGGGPADAELPPPSGPSQPPSVPPARSAHPGESSEVAAARQAGGDRLRFIGAATRRIARGIDLDEIVLGLCRATVPTFADAILVYLRDPLPVGDERPTGPVVLRLRRTDRIPEEPDTNGLRLPVLPAQPDLGPAMGGSAAELSEVRPGGPLAEVLRGVRPLFGEAQAARTALPELLGPDTRLPGGHRVILAPLRGRRRVIGAAVFLRRPDRPAFEPDDLLVAAQLATHTALGVDKAVLYGREAYIADALQRTMLPDSLPQPTGVRLASRYLPAAETARVGGDWYDAIPLPGSRVALVVGDVMGHSMTSAAIMGQLRTTAQTLAGLDLPPQEVLHHLDEQAQRLGSDRMATCLYAVYDPVAHRIIVANAGHPPPVMLHRGGRAEVLRVPPGAPIGVGGVDFEAVELDAPAGATLVLYTDGLVESRIRDVWTGIEQLRERLAETARLTGPNPPPLEPLCDEVLDMLGPGDRDDDIALLAARFDGIAPSDVAYWYLDPKAQTAGQARRLARRALARWGLEELSDQLELLVSEVVTNAVRYAERPVTLRLLRTDVLRCEVGDDVPQLPRLRQARPSDEGGRGLYLVNRMARRWGATRLSMGKVVWFELSMPPGVRL; this is encoded by the coding sequence GTGACGGAGCACTCCTCCTCCCACGAAACGCGGCAGTCGGCCCCGACCGCCGCGTCCTCGGCGTCCCCCGCTGCGGGGACGGCCGGGACGGCGCCGCCGGGCGGCGTCCCCGACCCGCGCAGCGCCCTCCAGCAGCCCGCCGGCACCGGCCACGACCCGGCGCCGGGGACGGGGTTCGCGGTGCGCGGCGGTGACGGCGCCGGCCTCGGTGACGCGACCGGCGAGCGTGCCGCCGCGGCCTCCGCGGGGCCGCCGGCGGGGCAGGGGGACGCCGAGCCGGCCGCCGATCACGGCCCGGCCGGCGACGGCGCGCGGGCGTACGGCGCCGCCCGCACGTCCGACAGTTCCTACGGCGGATACGCCGGGTCGTACGGGGGCTCGTACGACCCGTACGGGGAGGTGGCCATGCCCGCTGAGGGAGGGCCGGACGGGGAGCCGGGCGCGGAGCGCGCGGCGGTCCGCGCGCGCCGGCCGGTGGCGCAGGGCGCGTTGGACCGCACCGGTGCGCCGGAGCCGGACGAGGAGCCGGGGCATGCGCAGCCGCGCCCCGGCGGTGAGGGCGTCGGAAGGCCCCGGGAGGGCGATCCGGCGACCTGGGCGCACGGCGGTGAGCCGGGCGCGGGCGGACGGCCGCCGGGCCCGCCACCGGGTGTACGGGGCGGCGGGCCGGCCGACGCGGAGCTGCCGCCCCCGTCGGGGCCCTCGCAGCCGCCTTCGGTGCCGCCCGCGCGCTCGGCGCATCCCGGTGAGAGCAGCGAGGTGGCCGCGGCCCGGCAGGCCGGCGGCGACCGGCTGCGGTTCATCGGGGCGGCGACCCGGCGGATCGCCCGCGGCATAGACCTGGACGAGATCGTGCTGGGGCTGTGCCGGGCGACGGTGCCGACGTTCGCCGACGCGATCCTGGTGTATCTGCGCGATCCGCTGCCGGTGGGCGACGAGCGGCCGACCGGCCCGGTGGTGCTGCGGCTGCGCCGTACCGACCGGATCCCGGAGGAGCCGGACACCAACGGGCTGCGGCTGCCGGTGCTGCCGGCGCAGCCGGATCTGGGGCCGGCGATGGGCGGCAGCGCCGCGGAGCTGTCCGAGGTGCGCCCGGGCGGGCCGCTGGCGGAGGTGCTGCGCGGGGTGCGGCCGCTGTTCGGCGAGGCGCAGGCGGCCCGGACCGCGCTGCCGGAGCTGCTGGGGCCCGACACCCGGCTGCCGGGCGGCCACCGGGTGATCCTGGCGCCGCTGCGCGGGCGCCGCCGGGTGATCGGTGCGGCGGTGTTCCTGCGCCGCCCGGACCGCCCGGCGTTCGAGCCGGACGACCTGCTGGTGGCGGCCCAGTTGGCGACGCACACCGCGCTGGGCGTGGACAAGGCGGTGCTCTACGGCCGCGAGGCGTACATCGCCGACGCGCTGCAGCGCACCATGCTGCCGGACTCGCTGCCGCAGCCCACCGGCGTACGGCTGGCCAGCCGCTATCTGCCGGCGGCGGAGACCGCCCGGGTGGGCGGCGACTGGTACGACGCGATCCCGCTGCCGGGCAGCCGGGTGGCGCTGGTCGTCGGCGATGTGATGGGCCACTCGATGACCTCGGCCGCGATCATGGGGCAGCTGCGGACGACGGCGCAGACCCTGGCGGGGCTGGACCTGCCGCCGCAGGAGGTGCTGCACCACCTCGACGAGCAGGCCCAGCGGCTGGGCTCGGACCGGATGGCGACCTGCCTGTACGCGGTCTACGACCCGGTGGCGCACCGGATCATCGTCGCCAACGCCGGGCATCCGCCGCCGGTGATGCTGCACCGCGGCGGGCGCGCGGAGGTGCTGCGGGTGCCGCCGGGCGCGCCGATCGGCGTCGGCGGGGTGGACTTCGAGGCGGTGGAGCTGGACGCCCCGGCGGGCGCCACCCTCGTCCTGTACACCGACGGCCTGGTGGAGTCGCGGATACGGGACGTGTGGACCGGCATCGAGCAGCTGCGCGAGCGGCTGGCCGAGACGGCCCGGCTGACCGGGCCCAATCCGCCGCCGCTGGAGCCGCTGTGCGACGAGGTGCTGGACATGCTGGGCCCGGGCGACCGCGATGACGACATCGCGCTGCTGGCCGCCCGGTTCGACGGCATCGCGCCGAGCGACGTCGCGTACTGGTACCTCGACCCGAAGGCGCAGACCGCCGGGCAGGCGCGTCGGCTGGCCCGGCGGGCGCTGGCCCGCTGGGGCCTGGAGGAGCTGTCCGACCAGCTGGAGCTGCTGGTGAGCGAGGTGGTGACCAACGCCGTGCGGTACGCCGAGCGGCCGGTGACGCTGCGGCTGCTGCGCACGGACGTGCTGCGCTGCGAGGTCGGCGACGACGTGCCCCAGCTGCCGCGGCTGCGGCAGGCCCGGCCGTCGGACGAGGGCGGCCGCGGGCTGTATCTGGTCAACCGGATGGCCCGGCGCTGGGGTGCGACCCGGCTGAGCATGGGAAAGGTCGTCTGGTTCGAGCTGTCGATGCCGCCGGGGGTGCGCCTCTGA